AGAATAAGTCAGGGTCTTCGTCCCAGTCAGAGTCTACAGGAAAGTTCTGAAGAGAAGCAATCGGGTGGAAGAGGTAGCTGGTGTACCAGTCCCACAGACTTGATAACCATTCCAAATTATTCGCATTAACTTCATCATTGTTGCTGCGCCGTCTCTTCTTCTCAAAGTAATCAATTAGCAAACCATGTCCAAGGTACGTACTGAGAAACAGGGCTGGGTGTGAAGAGTAAAACATCCAGTCTGCCCTTACCCATGAAGCCAGTGTGGTTGTATTAGAGTATCGCAATAATCTTAAGCTATATTCATAAAAGCTATCTAAGTAAGGGAGCTGTAGAAAGCCCAACACAGGTAGCCAGGAAATAATTAATAGGGAATTGTATGTCCCTAAAGTGCTTATGAGAACCACAAACCGCttgatggttgctccttgtgtaATGAATAAGTCCATCCAAGCCATAAGATTAACTAGAaccaaactcaaaacaaacagatcATTTACTTCAGGTTGTAATGAGCGCAAAAATGAATCCATGGCCTGGAGGGATATAAATTCACCTGTGTGGTTACCGTATCTGTAAATTCCTTCAGGAGTTCTAAGTATGTATGATGGCATGTTATAAACACCAATATCTGTCATATAACTCTTGTTGTCCCAATTTTCcacattaacaaaaataaactcaactcTTCCAGTAAATTTTATGCTTAATGCAGAGAAGAAAGCTGGTGGTTGGTCAAGCTTTGCAAATAGGTATATTTTTATCCAGTACTGATCACTTTTATTCCATTCTTCTCTCAAATGTTCAACGCTATATATAGTTTTGATTCGAGAAGCTGCATGGGCAGTTATCCACTTAAAAATGTGTTCTACTTCAATCTTGCGTCCACTATACTCTTTAAGCATGACTTTTCCTTTAGATGTACTTGTCTGTGGGACAGACATAATGAGGGTGGAACGAACCCAGCCTCTTCTCCTGCAGTACCTGTAAGAGAGTAAACTGTAGTCAACAGCTGGGCTACCGCACAACTTACATCCTAACAGTTTCTTTAGGGCCTGAAAAGTCCCCTTTtaccctcttctcagataacctTCAAATAACCAGAGAGACCAATACTTGGTAATTGTGTCAGAACAAGCTAGTTTACTATAGTCTGCTCTGAATATCtttctaggaaaagaaaaggttgtACAAAATAGAAGAATCAGTAAATACTTTAGCATCTCTTATGTGCTACTCATTACATAATAAGAACCAAAGATAATGGAAAGTAATTTCTGTtcatatagaatttaaaaaatcctGTAAAGGATGCAAAACCAATATGAACGATCAAAGAAAAGGGATATCAGCAGGGGTTTGAGCATGGGAAGATCTCAAGAAAGGTTTGGGAAATGAAATAAGCCTTGAAAGATGGTTGGACATTAAGTAGAGACAGAGAAGGATGAATGCTCCTACAAGCTGGGTGCCTGAGGTGGTGTAGAAAAATCCCGCCTTGTGATTTCTCCTAAGTACTACCACACGGCCTGATGCCTACAGAGCAGCAGCACTATCGACTACAGAGTGACTGATCTTTCCATAAGCCAATCCAAGAGAGTTACTCCAAGTTCCATAGgtaactttcttttctctttaatgaaGACTCGAAGAAAAGGTTTAACATTTAAGAAGCAAAGACAGTATACAGACAAAGAGATGTGGCCCAAGAATGAGCCTCGTCCACCAGTGCAGTGACCGCAGAAGAGCATAACTGCAATCAGCACTTGGTTAAGTTTCTGTAGATGCAGGGGACTCGACTCCTTTTGGTACCCAACAAGTTCTTGTTAGGACGTTTGTCCCTTCTGAAAACTAGGTGATGAGAAGTACTAAAAAGGAAACAGCTGCTGCATGGCTGTGGATAGATGATAACTGGAaacattttcctcctccttcttttttttaaataacacctTCCTTGCCCCAAACTTGCCACGTGGAATTTTATGATACACAAAATTTATCTTgataaaggattttttaaaaatctaccacATTAAGCAGGGTGGtgatggagcacgcctttaatcccagcactcgggaggcagaggcaggaggatctctgtgagttcgagaccagcctggtctacaagagctagttccaggacaggctccaaaaccacagagaaatcctgacttgaaaaaccaaacaaacaaacaaacaaaaaaaacaaaaacctaccac
This genomic window from Microtus ochrogaster isolate Prairie Vole_2 chromosome 14 unlocalized genomic scaffold, MicOch1.0 chr14_random_3, whole genome shotgun sequence contains:
- the Rnf103 gene encoding E3 ubiquitin-protein ligase RNF103, with translation MEGELYSALKEEEASESVSSTNFSGEMHFYELVEDTKDGIWLVQVIANDRSPLVGKIHWEKMVKKVSRFGIRTGTFNCSSDPRYCRRRGWVRSTLIMSVPQTSTSKGKVMLKEYSGRKIEVEHIFKWITAHAASRIKTIYSVEHLREEWNKSDQYWIKIYLFAKLDQPPAFFSALSIKFTGRVEFIFVNVENWDNKSYMTDIGVYNMPSYILRTPEGIYRYGNHTGEFISLQAMDSFLRSLQPEVNDLFVLSLVLVNLMAWMDLFITQGATIKRFVVLISTLGTYNSLLIISWLPVLGFLQLPYLDSFYEYSLRLLRYSNTTTLASWVRADWMFYSSHPALFLSTYLGHGLLIDYFEKKRRRSNNDEVNANNLEWLSSLWDWYTSYLFHPIASLQNFPVDSDWDEDPDLFLERLAFPDLWLHPLIPTDYIKNLPMWQFKCLGVQSEEEMSESSQDTENDSDSDNMDTFSSKNVCEDRQSMVHCDAGACSCANKYCQTSPCERKGRSYGSHNTNEAMEPDWLTWPAGTLHCTECVVCLENFENGCLLMGLPCGHVFHQNCIVMWLAGGRHCCPVCRWPSYKKKQPYAQQLLSNDVPS